A segment of the candidate division KSB1 bacterium genome:
CGGCGGTCCCGGTGGGCCGTCAAATGGCCGACGTCTTTGCATTCTTAATTCACCGAACTTTTCTTTTTGTTCCGGCGTTAGAACAGCTTCAATTTCTTCATGCATTTCTTGAAACTGATTCCGCATCATTTTTCGCCGATCTTCCCAATTTCCTCGCGAACCTATTCGTTCGGGCCGGGGCAGCTTTTTGAATTTAGCAAGAATCTCTTCGATTCGTTTTTGTTGTTCATCATTTAAATCGAGGGCTTCGGTTAAACGTTCAATACGCGACTCAGCAATTTTATGGGAGCCTTTGACAATTTGCTCTTCGAAGCGTTTTTTCTGTTCATCGGTCAAAAGGGTTTGCAAATCCGCGCGCAATGAATCGTAAATTGCAATAACTCCGGTTTGGTGAGTTTCATGTAATTCCCTGAGCTGTTCGGAGCGGTTTTCTATGATACGTTCGACGTCATCGCGCTGCTCTTCTGAGGGCTCGACCACACTTTTCATGAATGAAAAAAAGCGCTCGTGTGGCGGCATTCTCTCGAATCTATTCTTGCGTTGTTGCTGCAAAGTTCCACTTGCTAAGGCACCGATGGTCACACCGATTGCAAGTACACCGAGAAGAATGAAGGTTGATTTGGTTTTAGTTGTCATTTGTATCCTCCTCAGTCAGATTCTCCAACTGCCAGGTATCTTCAATGCTCAATTGTGGTAACCCTAAAATAGAATCTATGGAGAGGTCGTTTGCTAATTTGGAATTCAAAGCGAAAAACAGAAGGATGGCTGCGGCGCCTACCATTGCGAAAACCCGAAACGCCCAGACAAGCGAGCCGAAAAAATCCTCCTGCTCAGATTGTGATTCTTCGATGCGCCGCATAACCCGCGCAGAAAAGAAAGGCTTGAATTTCCTTTCTGCAGTTTCACCGATCATCTGACGCATGTCGGAAAGTTGTTTTTTCTCCTCCCGCAACTCAGGCGACCCGGCCAAAGCTTTGTCAAGGCTCGTTCGTTCGACTTCCGATAGGTTTTCATCGAATGAACGAATAAGCAGATTTAGCATTTCTTCGTTCATACTTCCTCCTCTATAAAAGGTGTTAATTTTTCTTTCAATTTCTTTTGTGCTCTCGATAGTCTCGACAAGACCGTTCCCATTGGAATAGTTAAAATGCCTGCGGTTTCTTCGGTTGAATACCCTTCGATTAATCTCAAAACAATCACAGCTCTGAATTTGGGTTCGAGTTTTCGGATCGCATTTTGAACAAGCCCCTGCCGTTCGTTTAAGGTGATCGCGTCATCCGGATTGTTGGACGGTTCAACCTTGCCGTTTTCTTCCGGCTTTGTGAAAAAAGATAAACGTCGCTTTCTTCTCTGCAGCTCATTTAGACTCAAATTAATTGCGATTCGCGTTAAATATGTACCAAGCGCAGAGTCTTCCCGAAAGCGGTTTATACTTTTATGAAAT
Coding sequences within it:
- a CDS encoding sigma-70 family RNA polymerase sigma factor, with translation MTDQELIKQAREGSNQAFEQIIKKYESQVAATVIGMLGKCDAADDVGQEVFIRFHKSINRFREDSALGTYLTRIAINLSLNELQRRKRRLSFFTKPEENGKVEPSNNPDDAITLNERQGLVQNAIRKLEPKFRAVIVLRLIEGYSTEETAGILTIPMGTVLSRLSRAQKKLKEKLTPFIEEEV